The proteins below come from a single Methanospirillum lacunae genomic window:
- a CDS encoding radical SAM/SPASM domain-containing protein translates to MKNKDQEMKINHHQFSLDSYERERSWEEQRRYFKDYCVNRYQWFSYPKWHYVSPFPLHVDFEASFRCNLNCPMCFRPHIEQKNYGDMDFNLYKKGIDECVENDLYSIRLSWRGESTLNPRIVEMVEYAKKKGIKEVSFISNGRLLEGDIAEGLINAGLDYLTISVDGLEEHYNKLRNPSTFREITSKIKKFYELKNRIGGGYPRLKIQAIWTYIKEDPIAFYSHFKDITDKINFDPENDYSLREVPQDGDFICQYPWQRITVTWNGEIPLCISDWNLHTKIGDLNKQTIKEVWLGKEMEDFRNAQLNGKRLSIPCCKKCHRPSTEQLGDKPEGEKVNPHNKGLQ, encoded by the coding sequence ATGAAAAATAAAGACCAGGAAATGAAAATAAATCACCATCAATTTTCACTTGATTCGTATGAAAGAGAACGATCATGGGAGGAACAGAGGCGATATTTTAAAGATTATTGTGTCAACCGATATCAATGGTTTAGTTATCCAAAATGGCATTATGTCTCTCCTTTTCCCCTTCATGTCGATTTTGAGGCGAGTTTTAGGTGTAACCTGAATTGCCCCATGTGTTTTCGCCCTCATATAGAGCAAAAAAATTACGGGGATATGGATTTTAATCTCTACAAAAAAGGAATTGATGAGTGTGTGGAAAATGACCTTTATTCAATCCGATTAAGTTGGAGAGGAGAATCAACACTCAATCCCCGGATCGTTGAAATGGTCGAATATGCAAAAAAGAAGGGCATTAAAGAGGTGTCATTCATTTCTAACGGTCGCCTCCTGGAAGGGGATATTGCTGAAGGCCTTATAAACGCAGGACTTGATTATCTTACGATATCTGTAGATGGACTTGAAGAGCACTACAACAAACTCAGGAACCCTTCAACATTCAGGGAAATAACCAGTAAGATAAAAAAATTTTATGAGTTAAAAAACCGTATTGGTGGAGGATATCCCCGTTTAAAAATTCAGGCGATCTGGACATATATCAAAGAAGATCCAATAGCCTTCTACTCTCATTTTAAAGACATTACAGACAAAATTAATTTTGATCCTGAAAATGATTATTCACTTAGGGAAGTGCCGCAAGATGGCGATTTCATCTGTCAATATCCCTGGCAACGAATAACCGTTACCTGGAATGGGGAAATTCCCCTCTGTATTTCTGACTGGAACCTCCATACAAAAATTGGGGATTTAAATAAGCAAACTATTAAAGAGGTATGGCTTGGTAAAGAGATGGAGGATTTTCGAAATGCCCAATTGAATGGTAAACGTTTATCCATACCATGCTGTAAAAAATGTCATCGTCCTTCAACTGAACAACTGGGAGATAAACCAGAAGGGGAAAAAGTGAATCCTCATAATAAAGGATTGCAATGA
- a CDS encoding cytidylyltransferase domain-containing protein: MSKPCIGVIVQARMGSTRLPGKVLMDLTNGCGILGYILKRLSECCMVDKIIVATSENSKDDTLSQYLENNNYLYFRGSESDCLDRYYNAAKNFSLDIVVRITADCPLIVPGVIDEMVRYYIDNLHFIDYLSNRQYTNFPEGLDTEIFNSQILEEAAKNATSIDEREHINYFFLRRDDKYRIRYFNHNMGHDYSRFKLSIDTKEDYLRISKLFNCGGLPFNFNFIDLINILTNFEHESEKKCYVA, from the coding sequence ATGTCTAAACCTTGTATTGGGGTAATTGTTCAAGCCAGGATGGGTTCAACCAGATTACCTGGAAAAGTACTTATGGATTTAACAAATGGATGTGGTATTCTAGGATATATCCTTAAACGACTTTCTGAATGTTGCATGGTGGATAAAATAATTGTAGCAACATCTGAAAATTCAAAAGATGATACATTAAGTCAATATCTGGAAAATAATAACTATTTGTATTTTCGAGGTAGTGAGTCCGATTGCCTGGATCGGTATTATAATGCCGCAAAAAATTTTTCACTCGATATTGTTGTTCGGATCACTGCAGATTGCCCTTTAATTGTTCCCGGGGTCATTGATGAGATGGTTAGGTATTATATTGATAATTTACATTTCATCGATTATCTGAGTAACCGCCAATATACTAATTTCCCCGAAGGTCTTGATACAGAAATTTTTAATTCTCAAATTCTTGAAGAAGCCGCAAAAAATGCCACTTCTATTGATGAGAGAGAACATATAAATTATTTTTTTTTAAGAAGAGATGATAAGTACCGAATTCGGTATTTTAACCATAACATGGGGCATGATTATTCCCGATTTAAACTTTCAATTGATACAAAAGAGGACTATTTAAGAATCTCAAAACTTTTCAACTGTGGTGGTTTGCCATTTAATTTCAATTTTATCGATCTGATAAATATTCTGACCAATTTTGAGCATGAATCCGAAAAAAAATGTTATGTTGCTTAA
- a CDS encoding aspartate aminotransferase family protein: protein MISPEKRYKKSMALWKKAPQVILNGVQTLSKSPLHIAFGACPIFVEKAKGAYFWDCDGNRYIDYPLALGPIVLGHAYPRVDRAVKKQMKNGSLFSLSSPKEIELAELLCAMIPSAQKVKFLKSGSEAMSAAVRIARAYTQREHVAVCGYHGWHDWTVCRTTRNVGVETTSQSLIHEFSYNDIDSLLNIIERFPDQIAAIILEPVGMYAPKKQFLKKVAKVAKEHGALLIFDEIITGFRLSPGGAQEYFSVTPDISAFGKAMGNGYPISALVGKKEILDEVEDKVFISSTYGGDLLAITAAIETLNIISDENVTGHLHKLGKELQRGLGALINETQISGSCEGLPHKTFLVFNDTDQVSGKLIQTLFRQESFARGVFLGYGHFISYSHTKKDIQFSLDMASEVFKLIDKSINNKTTASLLKGPIAEEVFKRY, encoded by the coding sequence ATGATTTCACCAGAAAAACGATATAAAAAGTCGATGGCATTGTGGAAAAAAGCACCTCAGGTGATTCTCAATGGTGTTCAGACACTTTCCAAGTCACCATTGCATATTGCTTTTGGGGCATGTCCGATCTTTGTTGAGAAGGCTAAAGGGGCATATTTCTGGGATTGTGATGGTAACCGGTATATCGATTATCCTCTCGCTCTAGGTCCGATAGTGTTAGGACATGCCTATCCAAGGGTGGATCGGGCAGTTAAAAAGCAGATGAAGAATGGCTCATTATTTAGTCTGTCTAGTCCCAAAGAAATTGAATTAGCTGAATTACTCTGTGCAATGATCCCATCTGCTCAAAAAGTCAAATTTCTGAAGAGTGGATCTGAAGCTATGTCTGCAGCGGTGAGGATAGCCCGGGCGTATACTCAAAGGGAACATGTAGCTGTCTGTGGATACCATGGATGGCATGATTGGACTGTGTGCAGAACTACCAGAAATGTCGGGGTAGAAACAACATCACAATCTCTCATACATGAATTCTCTTACAATGATATTGATTCACTTTTAAATATTATTGAGCGTTTTCCTGATCAGATAGCAGCAATAATCCTTGAACCGGTCGGGATGTATGCTCCCAAAAAACAGTTTCTTAAGAAGGTCGCGAAAGTTGCGAAAGAGCATGGTGCACTATTAATTTTTGATGAGATCATCACAGGATTTCGTTTAAGCCCCGGAGGTGCTCAGGAATATTTTTCCGTAACTCCGGATATCAGTGCATTTGGGAAAGCAATGGGGAATGGATATCCTATTTCAGCGCTTGTTGGGAAAAAAGAAATCCTAGATGAAGTAGAAGATAAAGTATTTATATCCTCAACATATGGTGGAGATCTGTTAGCCATAACTGCAGCAATTGAGACTCTCAATATAATTTCGGATGAAAATGTAACCGGGCATCTTCATAAACTTGGTAAGGAATTGCAAAGGGGTCTTGGAGCACTAATTAATGAAACTCAAATTTCAGGGAGCTGCGAAGGTCTTCCTCACAAGACTTTTTTGGTTTTTAATGATACCGATCAGGTGTCCGGTAAACTGATCCAGACTTTATTCAGGCAGGAATCATTTGCCCGCGGAGTGTTTCTGGGATATGGACATTTTATCTCATATTCACATACAAAGAAAGATATTCAGTTTTCTCTGGATATGGCTTCAGAAGTGTTCAAATTAATTGATAAATCAATCAATAACAAGACAACAGCATCATTATTAAAAGGGCCAATCGCTGAAGAAGTATTCAAGCGTTATTAA
- a CDS encoding radical SAM/SPASM domain-containing protein, whose product MGRGPNPDHYRTLHEDFVQGTLTCLNQPTIMKVVNNKFPNILNIEPTNRCNLRCVYCPRMKAKKGIGDMSWELYTKIINEAARYDPLIMLNFHKDGESFLHPRFLDMIRYAKEKKVAKTIHLNTNALCWNKETIEEILDSGLDDITVSIDAARSETYSKHKGFNRLGEVENNVKLFLKIRNQRGLDKPFLRVKMMEFDEIQPGEIEEFYNKWENIADLVQITGVHNWSGAIPDLKVTDESSDVRYPCLIMWYSLVVCWNGEVTVCSVDWDTEINVGDANSQSLHEIWNGSKIKDARRSQIEKKYHKYDVCKDCVVWVSIGDLTDWLKKEKTFYEEKES is encoded by the coding sequence ATGGGGCGAGGTCCAAACCCAGATCATTATCGGACATTACATGAGGATTTTGTACAGGGTACGTTAACTTGTCTTAACCAACCGACAATAATGAAGGTAGTTAATAACAAATTTCCTAATATTTTAAATATCGAACCCACAAACCGATGCAACTTACGATGTGTATACTGCCCACGGATGAAAGCCAAAAAAGGGATTGGAGATATGAGCTGGGAGTTGTACACCAAAATAATAAACGAGGCTGCAAGGTATGATCCCCTTATCATGTTAAATTTCCACAAAGATGGCGAATCATTTTTACACCCACGATTTCTTGATATGATTCGTTATGCAAAGGAAAAAAAGGTCGCTAAAACAATACACCTGAATACCAATGCTCTTTGCTGGAATAAAGAAACTATAGAAGAAATTTTAGACTCCGGCCTTGATGATATTACGGTCAGTATAGATGCAGCCCGTTCTGAAACATATTCTAAACATAAAGGATTTAACCGGTTAGGTGAGGTGGAAAATAATGTCAAATTATTTTTAAAAATCCGTAATCAGAGGGGACTGGATAAGCCGTTTTTAAGAGTTAAGATGATGGAGTTTGACGAGATCCAACCCGGGGAGATCGAAGAATTCTATAATAAGTGGGAGAATATCGCCGATCTTGTTCAGATTACGGGAGTTCACAACTGGAGCGGTGCAATTCCCGATTTAAAAGTCACCGATGAGTCATCTGATGTTCGATATCCATGTCTTATTATGTGGTATTCCTTGGTTGTGTGTTGGAATGGTGAAGTAACTGTTTGCTCTGTAGACTGGGATACGGAAATAAATGTCGGAGATGCAAATTCTCAGTCTCTCCATGAAATATGGAATGGGTCGAAAATCAAGGATGCACGAAGATCACAGATTGAAAAAAAATACCACAAATACGATGTATGTAAAGATTGCGTTGTCTGGGTTTCAATCGGTGATTTAACTGATTGGCTGAAAAAAGAAAAAACCTTTTACGAAGAAAAAGAATCATGA
- a CDS encoding carbamoyltransferase family protein: MYILGLNDSNSAAALIKDGKLLAAVREERFDRIKFSDAYPQQAVDYCLRYAGISLTDIDHIVFAWNPGHEIEPQESAAAIRYHKDFLHYIPNNLLRHIGGDKNNKKIRFIHETLGLNDSNINIHFIPHHHAHAAGSFFTSPYEKAAILTIDAYGDDITHQFFIGEKNQLKSLGKTQFPHSMGQVYAAITQFLGFRANSDEWKVMGLAAYGNQTYYDKFAEIIHFDKNRGELRFNLDFFTFYFWSPRRYSDQFIEVFGNERYSHQEIDQRHMDIAASFQKRVEDVVLEMCNYLAEITGLDTICLSGGVAMNSKMNGRILLESPFSNVWVQPSADDAGTSIGACFYYWNHILQNKRNFVMDHDYWGPGFSDEEIRNALDDALIDYEYIDHPERTAAKAISEGKVIAWFQGRMESGQRALGNRSLIADPRDPHMKEKINLLIKHREWFRPFAPSVLKEFQYEFFESASDSNFMQMVYPVRESMKSLIPAVVHNDGTGRLQTVTKETNELYWNLINEFRKITGIPLVLNTSFNDNDEPVVCTPKEAIRTFFGTGIHELYIGKFRVVKPKCI, translated from the coding sequence ATGTACATTCTGGGATTAAATGATTCCAATTCAGCTGCAGCATTAATAAAAGATGGGAAATTACTTGCAGCAGTTCGGGAAGAACGATTTGACAGGATAAAATTTTCGGATGCTTATCCTCAGCAGGCAGTTGATTATTGTCTCCGATATGCAGGGATTAGTCTGACTGATATTGATCATATCGTCTTTGCATGGAATCCGGGTCATGAGATAGAACCCCAGGAATCTGCAGCAGCAATCCGATATCACAAAGATTTCCTTCATTATATTCCGAATAATCTCCTGAGGCATATCGGTGGTGATAAAAACAATAAAAAAATCAGGTTTATACATGAGACTCTGGGATTAAATGATAGTAATATAAATATCCATTTCATTCCCCACCACCACGCCCATGCAGCAGGTTCTTTTTTTACATCACCATATGAGAAAGCAGCCATTCTTACCATCGATGCATATGGGGATGATATCACTCATCAGTTTTTTATCGGAGAAAAAAACCAGTTGAAATCTCTTGGAAAAACACAATTCCCACATTCGATGGGTCAGGTATATGCAGCTATCACCCAATTCCTGGGATTTCGCGCAAATAGTGATGAATGGAAAGTGATGGGGCTCGCTGCTTATGGTAATCAGACCTATTATGATAAATTTGCTGAGATTATCCATTTCGATAAAAATCGTGGTGAACTGAGATTTAATCTTGACTTCTTTACATTTTATTTCTGGAGTCCGAGACGATATTCAGACCAGTTTATTGAGGTATTTGGTAATGAGCGATATTCACATCAGGAAATTGATCAACGGCATATGGATATTGCTGCAAGTTTTCAGAAACGTGTAGAAGATGTAGTACTTGAAATGTGCAATTACCTTGCCGAAATAACCGGATTGGATACAATATGCCTTTCTGGAGGTGTTGCCATGAATAGTAAAATGAACGGGCGTATATTGCTTGAATCACCGTTTTCGAATGTCTGGGTTCAGCCAAGTGCCGATGATGCCGGAACCTCGATCGGTGCATGTTTCTATTATTGGAATCATATTCTTCAAAATAAACGCAATTTTGTCATGGATCATGATTATTGGGGCCCTGGATTTTCTGACGAAGAAATTCGGAATGCACTTGATGATGCCTTGATCGATTATGAATACATAGATCATCCTGAGCGAACTGCTGCCAAAGCAATATCCGAAGGTAAAGTTATCGCCTGGTTTCAGGGACGTATGGAGTCAGGTCAGAGGGCGTTAGGAAATCGATCCCTGATTGCAGATCCACGAGATCCACATATGAAAGAAAAGATCAATCTGCTAATAAAACATCGGGAGTGGTTCCGTCCTTTTGCACCATCAGTTTTAAAAGAATTCCAGTATGAGTTCTTTGAATCAGCATCAGATAGTAATTTCATGCAGATGGTATATCCGGTGCGTGAGAGTATGAAATCTCTCATCCCTGCTGTTGTTCACAATGATGGGACTGGAAGGTTACAAACCGTTACTAAGGAAACGAATGAGCTTTACTGGAATTTAATCAATGAATTCAGGAAAATAACCGGTATACCTCTTGTTTTGAATACGTCATTCAATGATAATGATGAACCTGTCGTCTGTACACCAAAAGAAGCGATAAGAACTTTTTTTGGAACTGGTATTCATGAGTTATATATTGGGAAGTTCCGGGTAGTAAAACCGAAATGTATCTGA
- a CDS encoding WbqC family protein — protein MKIAIHQPEFMPWMGFFNKMALADEYVVFDHVQFKKRYFENRNRLITPGGDIQFLTVPVKGKDQHVQAINNVEIDETKEWKRKFIKTLIHYYGKAPFFNDYFDELNALIYDIEYTKLISLNMMFINFFRKHLGIHTPMKFSSNMNVSSYKGSDLILQICLLNKADVYLCGPSGRDYLQEEEFAKKGIIIEYIDYQCSYYKQLCDEFIPGLSTLDLLFNKGPESLRIIMNLATNP, from the coding sequence ATGAAAATAGCTATTCATCAACCGGAATTTATGCCATGGATGGGTTTTTTTAATAAAATGGCTCTGGCTGATGAGTATGTAGTTTTTGACCATGTTCAATTTAAAAAACGTTATTTCGAGAACAGGAACCGATTGATTACTCCTGGAGGGGATATTCAGTTTCTTACAGTACCTGTAAAAGGCAAAGACCAACATGTTCAGGCAATAAATAACGTAGAAATTGATGAAACGAAAGAATGGAAAAGAAAATTCATAAAAACATTAATTCATTACTATGGTAAAGCTCCCTTTTTCAATGATTACTTCGATGAATTGAACGCTTTAATATATGATATTGAGTACACAAAATTAATCTCATTAAATATGATGTTTATCAATTTTTTCCGAAAACATCTTGGGATACATACTCCGATGAAATTTTCCTCGAATATGAATGTGTCTTCATACAAGGGTTCTGATTTGATTTTACAAATCTGTCTGCTAAATAAAGCAGATGTTTATTTATGCGGGCCTTCAGGAAGAGACTATCTTCAAGAAGAAGAATTTGCTAAAAAAGGAATTATTATTGAATACATCGACTATCAATGTTCTTATTATAAGCAGTTATGTGATGAGTTCATACCGGGTCTGTCTACCCTTGATTTGCTGTTTAATAAAGGACCTGAAAGTCTGAGGATTATTATGAATCTGGCTACAAATCCGTGA
- a CDS encoding PIG-L deacetylase family protein has translation MKVLAIGAHADDVELGCGGTLLRHRNAGDEIYITVVTHSGYTSTNKNLVRHKETALEEGKRSASILKAQFLCLEKEPLVLVPNEKLVLELDEVINRIKPDRIYVHRSSDNHSDHAAVGYVAIRAARKCDSVFLYRSNWYIMDNGAEDKYYVDISDCIEQKKELIAVFESEMKAVNYSWIDFVIKQNSAAGAKIGVDYAETFQMVKMIWR, from the coding sequence ATGAAAGTATTAGCAATTGGTGCACATGCTGATGATGTAGAACTGGGTTGTGGGGGTACATTACTCCGTCATAGGAATGCAGGGGATGAGATCTACATAACAGTTGTAACACACTCTGGATACACCAGTACCAATAAAAATCTGGTCCGCCATAAAGAGACTGCTCTGGAGGAGGGTAAAAGGAGTGCATCGATTTTAAAAGCCCAATTTTTGTGTCTTGAAAAAGAACCTCTGGTTCTGGTACCGAATGAAAAATTGGTCCTTGAACTGGATGAGGTTATTAATCGTATTAAGCCTGATAGAATCTATGTTCATCGTTCATCAGATAATCATAGTGATCATGCAGCAGTCGGGTATGTGGCAATAAGAGCTGCCAGAAAATGTGATTCGGTTTTCTTGTATCGGAGTAACTGGTACATTATGGATAATGGAGCCGAAGATAAATATTATGTGGATATATCTGATTGTATTGAGCAGAAAAAGGAATTAATTGCGGTTTTTGAATCAGAAATGAAAGCTGTAAATTACTCGTGGATTGACTTTGTAATAAAACAAAATTCAGCAGCCGGGGCTAAGATTGGCGTTGATTATGCTGAGACTTTTCAGATGGTCAAGATGATCTGGAGATAA
- a CDS encoding ABC transporter ATP-binding protein, whose amino-acid sequence MNNKKPIISVRNLTKTYQIGRKREKYKRFSESVTDALMHPGFLLSSSKNNKKSFNALHDISFDVYPGEVVGIIGPNGAGKSTLLKILSGITFPSSGEIELNGRVGSLLEVGTGFHPELTGRENIYFNGSVLGMTRREVDEKFDEIVKFSGIENFLDTPVKRYSSGMAVRLGFAVAAHMDPEILVVDEVLAVGDGEFQKKCLGKMEEVAKAGRTVLFVSHNLSAINRLTDSCIVLNKGQIVFNGPTGKAVDYYTQSISTQEVVHKIDGLVCFILRSNAKAQFIQISVFNSREQLSRVIYYQEHFEIRMQILVNELIPIAYIGFIIENSRGEGIMRVTDDDIKKPLLSSLSSGTYEIRFKMPEKLLPPGKYSLYIFIGPYIDERFNAISFEIMDVESRRAMMNPPDNRSYYDYPVAPEITWEAINISNEGKI is encoded by the coding sequence ATGAATAATAAAAAACCTATTATCTCTGTTAGAAACCTTACGAAAACCTACCAAATAGGAAGGAAAAGAGAAAAGTACAAAAGATTCTCGGAGTCAGTCACCGATGCATTGATGCATCCTGGTTTTTTGTTGTCATCCAGTAAGAATAATAAGAAATCGTTTAATGCTCTCCACGATATTTCATTTGATGTATATCCGGGTGAAGTTGTTGGAATTATAGGTCCGAATGGAGCAGGAAAATCCACGCTGCTTAAAATTCTTTCAGGAATTACTTTTCCCTCTTCCGGTGAAATTGAATTGAATGGCCGGGTTGGAAGTTTACTTGAGGTAGGTACTGGATTCCACCCTGAATTAACCGGCCGGGAGAATATTTATTTTAATGGTTCAGTTCTTGGAATGACCCGACGGGAAGTTGATGAAAAATTTGATGAGATCGTGAAATTTTCAGGCATTGAAAATTTTTTGGATACACCGGTAAAGCGCTATTCAAGTGGTATGGCGGTAAGGCTTGGGTTTGCCGTTGCAGCACATATGGATCCTGAGATTCTTGTCGTTGATGAGGTGCTAGCAGTTGGAGATGGGGAATTTCAGAAAAAATGTTTGGGAAAAATGGAAGAAGTGGCAAAGGCAGGAAGAACTGTCTTATTTGTAAGTCATAATCTATCTGCGATAAACCGGTTGACTGATTCATGTATTGTACTAAATAAAGGCCAGATAGTTTTTAATGGCCCGACTGGTAAGGCGGTTGATTATTATACACAATCCATATCAACCCAAGAGGTAGTACATAAAATAGATGGTTTGGTATGCTTTATTCTGCGAAGTAATGCAAAAGCACAATTTATTCAGATCTCTGTTTTTAATTCGCGAGAACAGTTATCCCGGGTCATTTATTACCAGGAACATTTTGAAATTCGAATGCAAATCCTCGTAAATGAATTAATCCCTATTGCTTATATTGGCTTTATCATTGAAAATTCCAGGGGAGAGGGGATCATGCGGGTGACTGATGATGATATTAAGAAACCGCTCCTTTCCAGTTTGTCTTCAGGAACATATGAGATTCGGTTTAAAATGCCTGAAAAATTGTTACCTCCTGGAAAATATTCTCTATATATATTCATTGGACCATACATTGATGAACGTTTTAATGCAATCTCATTTGAGATTATGGATGTGGAATCCAGGCGAGCAATGATGAATCCTCCGGATAACCGATCTTACTATGACTATCCTGTTGCTCCGGAAATCACGTGGGAAGCGATTAATATTTCAAATGAAGGAAAAATATGA
- a CDS encoding ABC transporter permease, translating to MNDHPHHRFIRPPGKGININVPELWAYRELLFYLAWREVKIRYKQTAMGAGWAVLQPLFTMIIFTLLFGRLAKMPSDGVPYPLFSFTGLILWIFFSNALSHASTSMVDNAQMLSKVYFPRIFFPAAPVISGLLDYFISLLVLFALMVIYGFAPSVGILLLPVILGGTILFAIGLGCILSSVCVKYRDVQFALPFFIQLAMFASPVIYPVSMVPDNLQWLLYLNPMTGLLDLHRSVLLGHMAPDLNGFIVAIGISILVFVLGVVYLKKTEYYFADLI from the coding sequence ATGAATGATCATCCCCATCACCGGTTTATACGCCCTCCTGGGAAAGGGATTAATATTAACGTACCGGAACTTTGGGCGTATCGTGAACTTCTTTTTTATCTGGCATGGAGAGAGGTGAAAATCCGGTATAAACAGACAGCTATGGGTGCGGGATGGGCAGTTCTTCAACCCCTGTTTACGATGATAATTTTTACACTTCTCTTTGGGAGACTGGCAAAAATGCCTTCTGATGGGGTTCCTTATCCTCTTTTCTCCTTTACTGGATTGATCCTCTGGATATTCTTTAGCAATGCCTTGAGTCACGCTTCAACTAGTATGGTGGACAATGCTCAAATGCTATCAAAGGTCTATTTTCCAAGAATTTTTTTCCCTGCAGCACCGGTGATATCCGGATTACTTGATTACTTTATTTCACTTCTGGTTCTTTTTGCCTTGATGGTCATATATGGATTTGCTCCTTCAGTCGGTATCCTTTTACTCCCAGTAATTCTCGGGGGTACAATCCTCTTTGCAATAGGTCTTGGGTGTATCCTCTCATCTGTCTGTGTGAAATACCGGGATGTCCAGTTTGCACTTCCTTTTTTTATCCAATTGGCGATGTTTGCTTCACCGGTTATTTATCCGGTAAGTATGGTTCCTGATAATCTTCAATGGCTGTTGTATCTTAATCCAATGACGGGGCTCCTAGATCTCCATCGGTCGGTTCTTCTTGGTCATATGGCGCCCGATTTGAACGGATTTATTGTAGCAATTGGGATCAGTATTCTGGTTTTCGTCCTTGGAGTTGTCTATCTGAAAAAAACTGAATATTATTTTGCAGATCTCATATGA
- a CDS encoding glycosyltransferase family 2 protein — translation MSDQPVQYWWDELGMYQEKKIAVVVPAYKEEVLIERTLFSIPDFVDRVYAVDDASPDRTGILIDAYAQKDSKIIPIHHSLNKGVGGAIVSGYKQALEDGMDIVTVMAGDNQMDPTFLPELLDPVVKGEVDYSVGNRLINEKFRQGMSKWRFVGNSVLTLLTKIASGYWQLMDPQNGYTAISRRALETITLDAIYPRYGYCNDLLVWLNTFGFRVRNVPHPARYGIERSKIKYSSYIVRLSWLLFNAFFWRLKTKYVLLSFHPLVFFYLFGFFFSFLGFLFGIYAMYFKFLLKNEIFVPAVVSVILFALGVQFILFAMLFDMQEENNGTWY, via the coding sequence ATGTCAGATCAACCAGTACAATATTGGTGGGATGAACTGGGGATGTATCAAGAAAAAAAAATCGCCGTTGTTGTTCCGGCATATAAAGAAGAAGTACTTATTGAGCGAACATTATTTTCAATCCCTGATTTTGTGGATCGGGTTTATGCAGTAGATGATGCATCTCCTGATAGAACCGGAATATTGATAGATGCATATGCTCAGAAGGACTCGAAGATTATACCGATTCATCATTCTCTCAATAAAGGAGTCGGGGGAGCAATAGTCTCCGGGTATAAGCAGGCACTAGAAGACGGGATGGATATAGTGACTGTGATGGCAGGGGATAACCAAATGGATCCTACCTTTCTTCCAGAACTTCTTGATCCGGTTGTTAAAGGTGAGGTTGATTATTCAGTTGGAAACCGGCTTATAAATGAGAAATTTCGCCAGGGAATGTCAAAATGGAGATTTGTGGGGAATTCAGTATTAACTCTGCTTACGAAGATTGCATCTGGATATTGGCAACTTATGGATCCCCAGAATGGGTATACGGCTATTTCCCGCAGGGCTCTTGAGACGATTACTCTAGATGCAATCTATCCACGATATGGATATTGTAATGATCTACTGGTGTGGCTGAATACATTTGGTTTTCGGGTCCGGAATGTCCCCCACCCGGCAAGGTATGGGATTGAAAGGTCAAAGATAAAGTATTCTTCTTACATTGTCCGTTTGTCATGGCTGCTATTCAATGCCTTTTTTTGGAGACTTAAAACAAAATATGTATTGCTCAGTTTTCACCCACTGGTTTTCTTTTATCTCTTTGGATTTTTCTTTAGTTTTTTAGGTTTCCTATTTGGAATCTATGCAATGTATTTCAAATTCCTGTTAAAGAATGAGATATTTGTTCCAGCTGTTGTCTCGGTTATATTATTTGCCCTTGGTGTCCAGTTTATATTATTTGCAATGCTTTTTGACATGCAGGAAGAGAATAATGGAACATGGTATTAG